The Maylandia zebra isolate NMK-2024a linkage group LG4, Mzebra_GT3a, whole genome shotgun sequence genome includes a window with the following:
- the LOC101468220 gene encoding meteorin-like protein codes for MLPNLIILTCFLALRCAADLCNWTGSGFAAGVDSRIVLQVRLRCTKGSVRWVYPGQALRVVLEPNLSSARHTSICIKPSPSFGGASVFIERAGQLELLVTDSGRPEYQVFCFRADGPHKPVIYLQASPQSDGPRNRRTVGFKYELLTNRSAAPNLGPSGLETSCRPCNDTELLMAICSSDFVVRGYIKKVTHDSRRQMSSVEVSAPRVYWQRSGVFEQHLDPLVSCQSWRGHIHTLLQCHVKPGDGEFLFTGSEHFGEAWLGCAPRYKDFLSVYHNARTARQNSCDFPLD; via the exons ATGTTGCCAAATCTGATTATTTTGACGTGTTTTCTGGCTCTCCGCTGTGCAGCTGATTTGTGTAACTGGACTGGAAG CGGTTTTGCAGCTGGCGTGGATTCCAGGATTGTACTCCAGGTGCGATTACGCTGTACAAAGGGCTCGGTGAGGTGGGTCTACCCGGGTCAGGCCCTCAGAGTGGTCCTCGAGCCCAATCTGTCCTCCGCCCGGCACACCTCCATCTGCATCAAACCGTCTCCCTCCTTCGGCGGAGCCAGCGTGTTCATTGAGCGTGCCGGGCAGCTGGAGCTGCTGGTGACGGACAGCGGGCGGCCGGAGTATCAGGTGTTCTGCTTCCGGGCAGACGGACCTCACAAGCCCGTAATCTACCTCCAGGCCAGCCCTCAGAGTGATGGACCGCGGAACAGACGCACGGTGGGCTTCAAATACGAGCTGCTCACCAACAGGAGTGCTGCGCCAAACCTCGGCCCCAGCGGGCTGGAGA CATCCTGTCGACCCTGCAATGACACAGAACTTCTCATGGCTATCTGCAGCAGCGACTTTG TTGTTCGAGGCTACATCAAAAAGGTCACCCATGACTCTCGGCGTCAAATGTCCTCAGTGGAGGTATCAGCGCCGAGGGTGTACTGGCAGCGCAGTGGAGTGTTTGAGCAACATCTGGATCCACTGGTGTCATGTCAGTCCTGGCGTGGACACATCCACACACTCCTGCAGTGCCACGTCAAGCCCGGAGACGGAGAGTTTCTTTTCACTGGGTCGGAACACTTTGGGGAAGCTTGGTTAGGGTGTGCCCCGCGATACAAAGACTTCCTGTCTGTCTACCACAATGCCCGAACGGCACGCCAGAATTCCTGCGACTTTCCTTTAGACTGA